In the genome of Drosophila subpulchrella strain 33 F10 #4 breed RU33 chromosome 2L, RU_Dsub_v1.1 Primary Assembly, whole genome shotgun sequence, one region contains:
- the LOC119547438 gene encoding uncharacterized protein LOC119547438, producing MFRISAEMKLLAVLFAVLVVVVMTAIPVFGNIPQCPPTDDVAQGGSYPITELMRNGRRPPVYNTGRNGK from the exons ATGTTCAGAATATCTGCCGAGATGAAGTTATTG GCTGTTCTTTTTGCCGTGCTGGTCGTTGTCGTGATGACTGCCATTCCCGTTTTTGGAAATATTCCCCAGTGTCCTCCCACCGATGATGTAGCTCAAGGCGGTAGCTACCCCATCACAGAACTAATGCGAAATGGTCGAAGACCTCCCGTTTATAATACCGGAAGGAATGGAAAGTAG